Genomic window (Streptomyces yatensis):
TCGGCGCCTACGACTCCGACTCCGCCGGCGGCTGCGGCTGAGGCCAGGAGAGATCCCATGCTCATGAACCCCGTCAACGCGGCCGTCGTCCCGAGCGGCCGCACCGTACTGCTCAGCAGCGTGTCCTCGGATTCCCACACCTGGAACCTCGTCTTCCTTCAGCTGCTGCTGGAGGAGATGGGCCACCGCGTCATCAACCTCGGTGCGTGCGTCCCGGACGAACTGCTGGTCCGGGAATGCTCCGCGATCCGTCCCGACCTGGTGGTGATCAGCACGGTCAACGGCCATGGGCAGGTGGACGGCGCGCGGCTGATCGGCACGCTCCGCTCCGACCCGCGGACCCGGGACACCCCGGTGGTGATCGGCGGAAAGCTGGGCATCACCGGGGGCGCCGAGGCGGACGGCATGGCGCGGCGGCTCGTCTCGGCGGGCTTCAGCGCCGTGTTCCAGGACGACGCCGAACCGGCCGAGATCGGCCGGTTCCTGGCCTCCCTGGACCACTCCGCCCCCCGCCACCCCGTCGCCGCCTCATGAGCACATCCGGCTCCTTCGCCGGGCTGGCCGCCCGCCCGCGCGCCACGGGGCCGCTGGTCCAGCCCCGGATGGGCTTCAGCGACCCACGATGGATGCGCGCGGGGCTGGCGGCCGTCCGGCGGGCGCGGGCGGCCACCGTCGGCACCCTCACCCTGGACAGCTATA
Coding sequences:
- a CDS encoding cobalamin B12-binding domain-containing protein; this encodes MLMNPVNAAVVPSGRTVLLSSVSSDSHTWNLVFLQLLLEEMGHRVINLGACVPDELLVRECSAIRPDLVVISTVNGHGQVDGARLIGTLRSDPRTRDTPVVIGGKLGITGGAEADGMARRLVSAGFSAVFQDDAEPAEIGRFLASLDHSAPRHPVAAS